One genomic segment of Mus pahari chromosome 4, PAHARI_EIJ_v1.1, whole genome shotgun sequence includes these proteins:
- the Gja8 gene encoding gap junction alpha-8 protein — protein sequence MGDWSFLGNILEEVNEHSTVIGRVWLTVLFIFRILILGTAAEFVWGDEQSDFVCNTQQPGCENVCYDEAFPISHIRLWVLQIIFVSTPSLMYVGHAVHHVRMEEKRKDREAEELCQQSRSNGGERVPIAPDQASIRKSSSSSKGTKKFRLEGTLLRTYVCHIIFKTLFEVGFIVGHYFLYGFRILPLYRCSRWPCPNVVDCFVSRPTEKTIFILFMLSVAFVSLFLNIMEMSHLGMKGIRSAFKRPVEQPLGEMAEKSLHSIAVSSIQKAKGYQLLEEEKIVSHYFPLTEVGMVETSPLSAKPFGQFEEKIGTGPLADMSRGYQETLPSYAQVGAQEVEREEPPVEEAVEPEVGEKKQAAEKVTPEGQETVAVPDGERVETPGVGKEDEKEELQAEKVTKQGLSAEKAPSLCPELTTDDNRPLSRLSKASSRARSDDLTI from the coding sequence ATGGGCGACTGGAGTTTCCTGGGAAACATCTTGGAAGAGGTGAATGAGCACTCCACCGTCATCGGCAGGGTCTGGCTCACCGTGCTCTTCATCTTCCGCATCCTCATCCTTGGGACGGCAGCCGAGTTTGTGTGGGGCGATGAGCAATCCGATTTTGTATGCAACACCCAGCAGCCGGGCTGTGAGAATGTCTGCTACGATGAGGCCTTTCCCATCTCGCACATCCGCCTTTGGGTCCTGCAGATCATCTTCGTCTCCACTCCATCGCTGATGTACGTGGGGCACGCGGTACACCACGTTCGCATGGAGGAGAAGCGAAAGGACCGTGAAGCTGAGGAGCTCTGTCAGCAGTCGCGCAGCAACGGGGGTGAGAGGGTACCAATCGCCCCAGACCAGGCCAGCATCCggaagagcagcagcagtagcaaagGCACCAAAAAGTTCCGGTTGGAGGGCACACTGCTAAGGACCTATGTCTGCCACATCATCTTCAAGACCCTCTTTGAGGTGGGCTTCATCGTGGGTCATTACTTCCTGTATGGTTTCCGCATCTTGCCCCTCTATCGCTGCAGCCGGTGGCCCTGCCCCAATGTGGTGGACTGCTTTGTGTCTCGGCCAACTGAGAAGACCATCTTCATCCTCTTCATGTTGTCGGTCGCTTTTGTGTCCCTCTTCCTCAACATCATGGAAATGAGTCACCTGGGCATGAAAGGAATCCGGTCTGCCTTCAAGAGGCCTGTAGAGCAACCACTAGGGGAGATGGCTGAGAAGTCCCTCCACTCCATTGCAGTGTCTTCCATCCAGAAAGCCAAGGGCTACCAGCTCCTAGAAGAGGAGAAGATCGTATCACACTATTTCCCTTTGACAGAGGTTGGAATGGTGGAGACCAGCCCTCTTTCGGCCAAGCCTTTTGGTCAGTTTGAGGAGAAGATCGGCACAGGACCCCTGGCAGATATGTCACGGGGTTACCAAGAAACCCTGCCTTCTTATGCTCAGGTGGGGGCCCAGGAAGTGGAGCGGGAAGAGCCGCCTGTAGAGGAGGCTGTGGAACCGGAAGTGGGAGAGAAGAAGCAAGCAGCAGAGAAGGTGACCCCAGAAGGGCAGGAGACAGTTGCAGTGCCAGATGGGGAGAGGGTAGAGACCCCTGGAGTGGGGAAGGAGGATGAGAAAGAAGAGCTGCAAGCTGAAAAGGTAACCAAGCAAGGGCTGTCTGCGGAGAAGGCACCCTCACTCTGTCCGGAGCTGACAACCGATGACAATCGGCccttgagcaggctgagcaaagccaGCAGCAGGGCCAGGTCGGATGATCTCACCATATGA